The Sphingopyxis sp. YR583 DNA segment CTGTCGCTGACGTTGATGTTCCAGCTCGAGGTTGCCGAGCGCATCGTCGCGCCGGTCGGGACCGACGCCTACGGCAGGCTCGCGGTGCTCGCACAGTGGCGCTCGTCCGCGAAGATCGCGATGAAAGTCCATCGTTCGGCGTTTACGCCGCCGCCCAAGGTCATGTCCGCGATCGTCCATGTGACGCCGGCCGACCAGCCCGAAGGCATCGCCCCGAAGCTGCTGTCGAAGCTCACCGAAAAGGGGTTCGGCCAGCGGCGCAAGATGCTGCGGCAGAGCCTGAAGGGGCTCGAGGGTGCGGTCGCCGCCGCCGAGACGCTGGGAATCGAACCGACGCGGCGCGCCGAGACGGTCAGCGTCGGCGAGTGGGTCGCACTCGCCCGCGCGCTGGGGGCTTGAGCCCGGTCAGTTCTTGTTGCTGGTCGTCCCGACGGTCGCGACGACAGGCTTCGGCACCAGCACTTCGGCCGCGACCACCCGTTTCGACGCGCTCGACGCGATCGCCTTTTCCAGCGCTGCGACCTGCGGGCATTTTTCGCCGCACACACGCTGCGCCTCGGCGAGTTTTTCGCGCGCGAGTTCAAGCGCGCCCTTGTCGGCAAGCGCTTCGCCCTGCCCGGTCAGCGCGACGATATCATTGGGTTCGAGGACGAGCGCCTCCCGGTAGAGGCCGATCGCTTTGCCCGGCAGCCCCTGCGCGCGCGCGACCTGTGCGAGCGCGATGATCGCCGAGCGGTTACGCGGGTCGGCGGCGAGCGCCGATTCATAAAAGTCGATCGCGGAATCGAGTTCGCCGGCTTCCTGCGCCTTTTGCCCTTCGTGCTGGAGCGCGATCGAACGCGGGAAGATGTCGTTGTCGGCGCGCTGCGCATCGGATGCGGTGGGCAGGCTGGCGAGGATCACACCTGCTGTCAGAGCCAGAAAGCCAACGCGCATCGCATTCTCCCATCGCTTCATTACAGGCGATGCTAACATGGTGCGGTCAGCCGTGCGAGAAAAAATCCGTCGCATTCGTCGCGCGCCGGGGTCAGCAGAAATCCGGCACCTGCGGGGCGGCCGATACCGTCCGGAAGGATGTCGACGTCGGCGGTCCAGCCGGGATGCCGGTTCAGAAAATCGTCCACCTGTGCCCGCCCCTCGCGCGTGATGATCGAACAGACAGCATAAAGGAGTTTGCCGCCCGGCGCCACAAGATCGGCACCGATGTCGATCAGCTTCGCCTGATCTGCAAGGTGGCGTTCGAGGCGCGCAGGGGTAAGCCGCCAGCGCAGCTCGGGGCTGCGGCGCCATGTCCCGCTCCCCGAACAGGGGGCGTCGACGAAGACGCGCGCCGCCCTGCCCTGCCAGTCGGCCAGCATCTCGGCTTCCTTGCCCGGATTAAGCAGCCGCGTTTCGATGCGCGTGGCACCGGCGCGTTCGGCGCGCGGCGGCAATTGCTGGAGCCGAGCGCGGTTGGTGTCGCAGGCGAGGATTTCGGCGTCGTTCGCGGTGAGCGACGCGATGGCGAGCGTCTTGCCGCCGCCGCCGGCGCAAAGATCGACGATGGGCTGCCCCGGCGCCGCGTCGAGCGCGGCGGAGGCATATTGGCTCGCGGCGTCCTGCACCTCGAAGCGGCCCTCGGCATAGGCGGGATGCTGCACCGCCGCCGTTTCGGATGGCAGCCGCCAGCCGTCCGGAGCGCCCTCGATCGCTTCGCCGTCTAGAAACAGCACGGCCAGATCGTCGCGGGTCGCCTTGATCCGGTTGGCCCGCAGGTCGAGCGACGCGCGCGCCAACATCGCCTCATATTCATTGCCGTCGATGAGCGGATCGAAGAGGTCGATCAGCGCCTCTGCGGCGAGCCCGGTTTCGGCGCGCGGCTCGTCGTCGGCGATCGGTGCGGGACCATAGGATGAGCCGTCGAAATGCTCGCCAAGTTCAGGCTGCGCATCGACAAGCGCGAGCATAGCGGCGCGGCCCGATGCGGGCGCCGAGCGCACGGCACGGATCGCGTCATAGACATGGGCACGGATCGCGCGGCGGTCCTTCGACCCCGCATAGCGGCGCGCGCGCATCGCTTCGGCGAAGATCGCGTCGGCGGGCGGGCCGCCCTCGCGCGCGGCCGCCGCGATCGCGTCGAGGATCTCGATCGACGCCTGAATGCGCGCTGCGGGCGTCACCGGCCGGCCTCAGCCCGCAGGATAATTGGGCGCCTCGCGCGTGATCGCGACGTCGTGGACATGGCTTTCGCGCAGGCCGGCGTTGGTGATCCGCACGAATTTGGCGCGCTCGCGGAAGTCCGCCAGCGTGCGGCTGCCGGTATAGCCCATCGCCGCCTTCACGCCGCCGACCATCTGGTGGATGACGTCCTTCGCCGGGCCCTTGAAGGGAACCTGGCCCTCGATGCCTTCGGGAACCAGCTTCATCTGGTCCTTGATGTCCTGCTGGAAATAGCGGTCGGCCGAGCCGCGCGCCATCGCGCCGACGCTGCCCATGCCGCGATAGCTTTTGTAGGTGCGCCCCTGATAGAGGAAGGTTTCGCCCGGCGCCTCGCTCGTGCCCGCAAGCATCGAGCCGACCATCACGCTCGATGCGCCCGCCGCCAGCGCCTTGGCGACGTCGCCCGAGGTGCGGAGGCCGCCGTCGGCGATCACCGGGACGCCGAGCTTGGCCGCAGCCTCGACGCTGTCGAGGATCGCAGTGAGCTGCGGCACGCCGACGCCAGCGACGATCCGCGTCGTGCAGATCGAGCCCGGGCCGATACCGACCTTCACACCGTCGGCGCCCGCGTCGATCAACGCACGCGTCGCATCGCCCGTTGCCACGTTGCCGGCAAGCACCTGAACCCGGTTCGACAGTTTCTTGATACGCTCGACGGTCGCACCGACGCCCTTGCTGTGGCCGTGGGCGGTGTCGACGACGATCAGGTCGCATTCGGCTTCGAGCAACGCCTCGGCACGCTCGACGCCGCTATCGCCGGTATTGGTCGCCGCGGCAACGCGCAGGCGGCCGCTGCCGTCCTTGGTCGCATCAGGGAAATTGACCGCCTTTTCCATATCCTTGACGGTGATCAGGCCGATGCAGCGATAATCGTCATCGACGACGAGCAGCTTTTCGATGCGGCGCTGGTGGAGCAGCTTGCGTGCCTCGTCCTGCCCGACGCCCGGTCGCACCGTCGCGAGATTGTCGGCGGTCATCAGCTCGCGCACCGGCTGGCCCGGATTGTCGGCGAAGCGGACGTCGCGGTTGGTGAGGATGCCGACCAGCTTGCCGCCGGTTTCGACGACGGGAATGCCCGAGATCTTGTGCTGCGCCATCAGCGCGGTGGCGTAGGAGAGCGGCGCGTCGGGGGTGATGGTGATCGGGTTGACGATCATGCCGCTTTCGAAGCGCTTGACCTGTCGCACCGCCGCCGCCTGTTCCTCGACAGTGAGGTTGCGGTGGAGAACGCCGATGCCGCCGATCTGCGCCATCAGGATCGCCATGTCGGCCTCGGTCACCGTGTCCATCGCCGACGACAGGATCGGGATATTGAGGCTGATCTCGCTCGTCAGCTGGGTCGACAGATTGGCATCCGACGGCAGGATATCCGACGCGCCGGGGACCAGCAGCACATCGTCGAATGTCAGGCCGGTGATGATTTCCATGGGTCGCCACTTTCTGGTGCGGGCGGCGCCTGCCCCGGATGCGGGGCGACACGCGCGATTCGTTTGGTGGCGGCCCATGTAACCAGTCGCGCCCGCGCGCGCCAGTGGGTGACGAACGATTATTTCGCGTGCCTGCGGATCCACCGGAAAGCAGGACGACGAAGGCACCGGGTTCCAGAATATGGATCAAGATATGGTTGGCGAAATGAGGTACGCGGCGGTCGACCTGACCGAATAGCCGGTCTTGCCGAGGGTGGCGGGGCGGGTTACCCGCGTCCAAGTGAGTCCCGACACGCCCCCCCGCCTTCCGCGCTCGCGCCGTTCCGCTATCCGGCGTTTCGGGCGATCTGGGTCGCGAACCTCGCCTCGAACATGGGGTCGATGATCCAGTCGGTCGCGGCGGCGTGGCTGATGACCGAACTCACCCAATCGCATCTGCTGATCGCGCTGGTGCAGGCGGGCGCGACGATCCCGATCATGCTGCTCGGTATCTTCGCCGGGGCGATTGCCGACAATTTCGACCGGCGGCGGGTGATGCTCGCGGCGCAGACAGGAATGCTGATCGTCTCCGCCCTGCTGACGCTCACGACCTATCTCGATGCGATCTCGCCGTTGACGCTGCTCTTCTTCACCCTCGCGGTCGGATGCGGGACGGCGCTCAACGGCCCGGCGTGGCAGGCATCGGTGCGATTGCAGGTCGGGCCGAAAGATCTGCCACAGGCGATCGCACTCAACACCATCGCGTTCAACCTTGCACGCAGCGCGGGCCCGGCTCTTGGTGGGATGCTGGTGGCGATCGTCGGCACCGCCGCCGCCTTCGGCCTCAATGCGCTCAGCTATCTGGCGCTGATCGTCGTCCTGCTGCGCTGGCATCCCGAAACCGTTCCTCCGCGCCGCACGCCCATGCTGACCGCCATCGCCGCCGGCATCCGGTTCTGCGCAC contains these protein-coding regions:
- a CDS encoding RsmB/NOP family class I SAM-dependent RNA methyltransferase produces the protein MTPAARIQASIEILDAIAAAAREGGPPADAIFAEAMRARRYAGSKDRRAIRAHVYDAIRAVRSAPASGRAAMLALVDAQPELGEHFDGSSYGPAPIADDEPRAETGLAAEALIDLFDPLIDGNEYEAMLARASLDLRANRIKATRDDLAVLFLDGEAIEGAPDGWRLPSETAAVQHPAYAEGRFEVQDAASQYASAALDAAPGQPIVDLCAGGGGKTLAIASLTANDAEILACDTNRARLQQLPPRAERAGATRIETRLLNPGKEAEMLADWQGRAARVFVDAPCSGSGTWRRSPELRWRLTPARLERHLADQAKLIDIGADLVAPGGKLLYAVCSIITREGRAQVDDFLNRHPGWTADVDILPDGIGRPAGAGFLLTPARDECDGFFLARLTAPC
- a CDS encoding tetratricopeptide repeat protein, which gives rise to MRVGFLALTAGVILASLPTASDAQRADNDIFPRSIALQHEGQKAQEAGELDSAIDFYESALAADPRNRSAIIALAQVARAQGLPGKAIGLYREALVLEPNDIVALTGQGEALADKGALELAREKLAEAQRVCGEKCPQVAALEKAIASSASKRVVAAEVLVPKPVVATVGTTSNKN
- the guaB gene encoding IMP dehydrogenase, with amino-acid sequence MEIITGLTFDDVLLVPGASDILPSDANLSTQLTSEISLNIPILSSAMDTVTEADMAILMAQIGGIGVLHRNLTVEEQAAAVRQVKRFESGMIVNPITITPDAPLSYATALMAQHKISGIPVVETGGKLVGILTNRDVRFADNPGQPVRELMTADNLATVRPGVGQDEARKLLHQRRIEKLLVVDDDYRCIGLITVKDMEKAVNFPDATKDGSGRLRVAAATNTGDSGVERAEALLEAECDLIVVDTAHGHSKGVGATVERIKKLSNRVQVLAGNVATGDATRALIDAGADGVKVGIGPGSICTTRIVAGVGVPQLTAILDSVEAAAKLGVPVIADGGLRTSGDVAKALAAGASSVMVGSMLAGTSEAPGETFLYQGRTYKSYRGMGSVGAMARGSADRYFQQDIKDQMKLVPEGIEGQVPFKGPAKDVIHQMVGGVKAAMGYTGSRTLADFRERAKFVRITNAGLRESHVHDVAITREAPNYPAG
- a CDS encoding MFS transporter, which produces MAGLAEGGGAGYPRPSESRHAPPPSALAPFRYPAFRAIWVANLASNMGSMIQSVAAAWLMTELTQSHLLIALVQAGATIPIMLLGIFAGAIADNFDRRRVMLAAQTGMLIVSALLTLTTYLDAISPLTLLFFTLAVGCGTALNGPAWQASVRLQVGPKDLPQAIALNTIAFNLARSAGPALGGMLVAIVGTAAAFGLNALSYLALIVVLLRWHPETVPPRRTPMLTAIAAGIRFCAHSDPVRRVLIRGFAFGFGAAGFQALLPSLVRDRLHGTEIIYGLCLAAFGAGSIFGALWVGAARRRWGSDRVVTAASLVFAAAMVPVALTASLPPVMMAAFVAGAAWVSTLTTLNVAMQLRSPEEILGRCLSIYQAVTFGAMALGAYAMGLVADLSSLPAAILGSAGWLLLSALVLRFIAPMPHRDEGRLLP